A genomic window from Cinclus cinclus chromosome 5, bCinCin1.1, whole genome shotgun sequence includes:
- the MOGS gene encoding mannosyl-oligosaccharide glucosidase, protein MAGERRRRGGDGPRERPRERLRDRDRDPKLRQQQKPPRGSGRIRTVLALIAVATALALGLAVAVAEWNRWSEASRLVTPHPAPPAVPPGSTGPLASPTYFWGTYRPHVYFGMKTRSPRAVVTGLMWLQHGGNLRHTSDQNDGVSRYGWLMHDGENFGVQEIRDEGLVLRTEFVKQPGGDHGGDWSWRVTVKMEGKGPAPLLSLFFYVATDGQGTLRPVLENGTRLAAVAGTAEELGDFTVTFLPPTGEGGEGHKYASYNFLAAGVPGLHRLTDLVRQSLRENSVFSPPGRPRRRFFGVSSTGGLPGEPPRGQLLLHQVTLEPPAVLEVTLESGSAAGVRRRRLAGPALSTALAQHVATFEQRFEDTFRLGARGVSLSQRRFAQAALSEMLGGIGFFHGHSLLRSESREEPVPGIESMLFTAVPSRSCFPRGFLWDEGFHLLLLGRWDPALARDILAHWLDLLNADGWIPREQILGDEARARVPPEFVLQHSETANPPTLLLALERLLPDAPLPYLRRLFPRLRAWFEWLNRTQAGPEPFTFRWRGRDTDLDRFLNPKTLSSGLDDYPRASHPSAEERHLDLRCWMALGARVLAALAECLGEPLASYRDMAAALSDNDLLDRLHWAPELGTFADFGNHSTAVALRWHRTAPVPGRPPPAPQLRREVREAPRPQFVGALGYVSLFPLLLQLLQADSPRLPALLGSMRNEKQLWTPFGLRSLAHDSPWYLRRNTEHDPPYWRGSIWVNINFLALRALQGYAQVAGPHQQRAAELYRELRHNLVANVFRQYEATGFLWEHYRDSDGAGQGCHPFAGWSALVVLAMAEDY, encoded by the exons ATGGCGggcgagcggcggcggcgcggcggggatGGACCCCGGGAACGGCcccgggagcggctccgggaccgggaccgggacccgAAACTACGGCAACAGCAAAAGCCACCGCGGGGCTCCGGGCGGATCCGGACGGTGCTGGCGCTTATAGCGGTGGCGACAGCGCTGGCGCTGGGTCTGGCGGTGGCGGTGGCCGAATGGAACCGGTGGAGCGAAGCTTCCCGCCTCGTCACCCCCCACCCCGCACCCCCTGCCGTCCCCCCTGGCTCCACCGGGCCTCTCGCATCGCCCACCTATTTTTGGGGCACGTACCGGCCTCACGTCTACTTTGGGATGAAGACGCGGAGCCCGCGTGCTGTCGTGACCG GACTGATGTGGCTCCAACACGGCGGCAACTTGCGGCACACGAGCGATCAGAACGACGGCGTGTCGCGATATGGGTGGCTGATGCACGACGGGGAGAATTTCGGAGTCCAGGAGATCCGTGATGAGGGCTTGGTGCTGAGAACCGAGTTCGTGAAGCAGCCAGGGGGAGACCATGGTGGCGACTGGAGTTGGCGGGTCACAGTGAAGATGGAG ggcaagggcccagcccctctcctgtccctcttCTTCTACGTGGCCACAGATGGGCAGGGAACATTGCGGCCAGTGCTGGAGAACGGGACAcggctggcagctgtggcagggacGGCGGAAGAGCTTGGGGACTTCACTGTCACCTTCCTGCCCCCCACGGGGGAGGGCGGGGAGGGGCACAAGTATGCCAG TTACAACTTCCTGGCTGCGGGGGTGCCGGGGCTGCACCGTCTCACCGACCTGGTCCGGCAGAGCCTCCGTGAGAACTCAGTGTTCTCCCCGCCGGGCCGACCCCGCCGCCGcttttttggggtgtccagCACTGGGGGGCTGCCTGGGGAGCCCCCAcgggggcagctgctgctgcaccaggTGACGCTGGAGCCGCCGGCGGTGCTGGAGGTGACATTGGAATCGGGGAGCGCGGCAGGAGTGCGGCGCAGGCGGCTGGCGGGGCCGGCACTGAGCACAGCGTTGGCCCAGCACGTGGCTACCTTTGAGCAACGCTTTGAGGACACCTTCAGGCTGGGGGCACGTGGGGTGTCCCTCTCACAGCGCCGCTTCGCCCAGGCTGCACTCAGTGAGATGCTGGGCGGGATTGGCTTCTTCCATGGCCACTCCTTGCTACGCTCGGAGAGCCGGGAAGAGCCGGTGCCTGGCATCGAATCCATGCTGTTCACGGCTGTGCCCTCGCGCTCCTGCTTCCCACGCGGCTTCCTGTGGGATGAGGGcttccacctgctgctgctgggccgcTGGGACCCTGCACTGGCCCGCGATATCCTTGCCCACTGGCTCGACCTCCTGAACGCTGATGGTTGGATCCCACGGGAGCAGATCCTGGGGGACGAGGCGCGGGCCCGAGTGCCCCCCGAGtttgtgctgcagcacagcgAGACGGCGAACCCCCCGACGCTGCTGCTGGCGCTGGAGCGGCTGCTGCCTGACGCGCCCCTGCCCTACCTGCGCCGCCTCTTCCCACGCCTGCGTGCCTGGTTCGAGTGGCTGAACCGCACCCAGGCCGGTCCCGAACCCTTCACTTTCCGCTGGCGCGGCCGCGACACCGACCTCGACCGCTTCCTGAACCCCAAGACTCTGTCGTCGGGGCTGGACGATTACCCCCGTGCCTCCCACCCATCTGCAGAGGAGCGGCACCTGGACCTGCGCTGCTGGATGGCGCTGGGTGCCCGCGTGCTGGCAGCGCTGGCCGAGTGCCTGGGCGAACCCCTCGCATCCTATCGCGACATGGCCGCGGCCCTGAGCGACAACGACTTGCTGGACCGGCTGCACTGGGCACCTGAGCTGGGCACCTTTGCTGACTTTGGCAATCACAGCACGGCCGTGGCTCTGCGCTGGCACCGTACAGCCCCAGTGCCCGGCAGGCCCCCGCCAGCCCCGCAGCTGCGGCGGGAGGTACGAGAGGCGCCGCGGCCACAGTTTGTGGGTGCTTTGGGCTACGTGAGCTtgttcccactgctgctgcagctgctccaagcGGACTCCCCGCGGCTGCCGGCCCTCTTGGGCTCCATGCGCAATGAGAAGCAGCTCTGGACGCCCTTTGGCCTGCGCTCGCTGGCCCATGACAGCCCCTGGTACCTGCGCCGCAACACTGAGCACGACCCCCCATACTGGCGCGGCTCCATCTGGGTCAACATCAATTTCCTGGCGCTGCGGGCGCTACAAGGCTACGCGCAGGTGGCGGGGCCACACCAGCAACGCGCGGCTGAGTTGTACCGGGAGCTGCGCCACAACCTTGTGGCCAACGTGTTCCGGCAGTACGAGGCCACCGGCTTCCTTTGGGAGCACTATCGGGACAGTGATGGTGCTGGGCAGGGTTGTCACCCCTTTGCTGGCTGGTCCGCGCTTGTCGTGCTGGCCATGGCTGAGGACTATTAA
- the CCDC142 gene encoding coiled-coil domain-containing protein 142 isoform X1: MDGGGAERRGGELCLQVGDAGLGGLILLLLTARPGPGDGAARGEPPELGGSRGPLARSLQRAEAMLRSVTPGLRRLLSPRSSRRGDSDEEDDEDEDEAASIVVPLEQSFSGLRRCLCVWEDPRTETFLGYVRPHPSGAGDFSEDAVRQRVAERGAALHALLQHRHQLRLARDFTRRLKASSDFLRRLLALPEPGEPREPELTLRELCQELRAHAGHWAALLRRLRTDAWLRALPRCRGKVVVHMRWALLLPVLMATRLARRHIEGRLQELGRPSVPIPASECLADLFQGLEIYNRVVQGLAEELGPEVKAPTAFTVGGVLRLLAAERGRAVAQRLQPLLWPQNGNIRDGHVCWEDVVVPWPPGHNVAEMGVGMDTEPSRAEVPPALAAELQTLCQEDEELTGHVFGVLVASADSLWQQVLSESPEPPGLQPGSACGWKAVRWLDAARGPAAAALSARYRLLLWETAGAVLGDSLGTPPATPSATVTAAWELSRALAVAHVPPECQEELGGLCLRLLCRSILCSWDTDFTCALGSGLSDKCLEAPGGPPGPGCSRTAQQLRCLFPALALALRCLRLLPARQHACPGGLCLRLQVLGRCLAAVAAVHAWLTGRAGRYLAAWALPQFLLLTQGDLQVLKAEAEQLMLQVSKTFAEPRDIHGDSPSEPLPSLGSPWELQLCRQIRDVANSIQLFSGDVLWMFSTSCKRLSAEIFDQTMPLGRHWRLGPRAELPSSPSAYAAAAVQAVLGQVLQGAQALPHDAQVPTLARVTTAFLEAWMDHILTRRIKFSLQGALQLRRDFEAVRELVCSERSGLAPEARQALRALCVFRHTDTAVRCLLQQPGGLGGPPRGWGGLRRCCSDEGAHPLEPSVDPLPGQDPLEGPGQVPGTPPLAPEANLLSRPESPFPGSQQQWLSLRLHRARRWRVPGLPCVGNSPEG; the protein is encoded by the exons ATGGACGGCGGCGGCGCTGAGCGGCGCGGCGGGGAGTTATGCCTGCAG GTGGGCGATGCCGGCCTGGGCGgcctcatcctgctgctgctgacggCCCGACCGGGACCGGGCGATGGGGCTGCCCGCGGGGAGCCCCCCGAGCTCG GCGGGTCGCGGGGGCCCCTGGCACGCTCCTTGCAGCGGGCAGAGGCCATGCTGCGCAGCGTCACCCCGGGACTGCGCCGTCTGCTGTCCCCACGGTCATCCCGGCGCGGTGACAGCGACGAGGAAGACGACGAGGATGAGGACGAAGCAGCGTCCATCGTGGTCCCGCTGGAGCAAAGCTTCTCAGGGCTGCGCCGCTGCCTCTGCGTCTGGGAGGACCCTCGTACCGAGACTTTCCTGGGGTACGTGCGGCCTCATCCCAGCGGCGCCGGTGACTTTTCTGAGGACGCGGTGCGGCAGCGCGTGGCGGAGCGGGGAGCGGCCCTGCACGCGCTGCTGCAGCACCGCCACCAGCTCCGCCTGGCCCGCGACTTCACCCGACGCCTCAAGGCCTCCTCTGACTTCCTCCGGCGGCTGCTGGCGCTGCCAGAGCCCGGAGAGCCCCGGGAACCCGAGCTGACACTGcgggagctgtgccaggagctgcgGGCACACGCGGGGCACTGGGCCGCGCTGCTGCGGCGGCTGCGGACGGACGCGTGGCTGCGGGCGCTGCCACGGTGCCGGGGCAAGGTCGTGGTGCACATGCGGTGGGCGCTGCTGCTGCCCGTCCTGATGGCCACGCGCCTGGCCAGGAGGCACATCGAGGGACGGCTGCAGGAACTTGGCCGCCCCAGCGTGCCCATTCCAGCCTCTGAGTGCCTGGCTGACCTCTTCCAGGGGCTGGAGATCTACAACCGTGTGGTGCAGGGGCTGGCGGAGGAGCTGGGCCCTGAGGTGAAGGCACCCACCGCGTTCACGGTGGGCGGGGTGCTGCGGTTGCTGGCAGCCGAGCGTGGCCGGGCTGTGGCCCagaggctccagcccctcctgtgGCCCCAGAATGGGAACATCAGGGATGGACATGTCTGCTGGGAGGATGTGGTGGTGCcatggccaccagggcacaACGTGGCAGAGATGGGTGTGGGGATGGACACAGAACCTTCCAGAGCAGAGGTGCCACCAGCACTGGCGGCTGAGCTGCAGACGCTGTGCCAGGAGGACGAGGAGCTGACAGGACACgtttttggggtgctggtggcCTCAGCTGACAGCCTGTGGCAGCAAGTGCTGTCAGAGAGCCCTGAacccccagggctgcagccaggcagtgcATGTGGCTGGAAGGCCGTGCGGTGGCTGGACGCTGCCCGTGGCCCTGCAGCCGCTGCACTGAGTGCCCGGTACcgcctgctgctctgggagacagcaggggctgtgctgggggacaGCCTGGGCACCCCTCCTGCCACCCCCAGTGCCACCGTCACCGCCGCGTGGGAGCTGAGCCGTGCGCTCGCTGTTG cccatGTGCCCCCtgagtgccaggaggagctgggggggctCTGCCTGCGCTTGCTGTGCCGGAGCAtcctctgcagctgggacaCAG aTTTTACCTGTGCTCTGGGCTCAGGGCTGTCAGACAAGTGCTTGGAGGCCCCAGGGGGGCCCCCAGGGCCAGGGTGCAGCcgcacagcccagcagctccggtgcctcttcccagccctggcactggcCCTGCGCTGCCTGCGCCTGCTACCTGCCCGCCAGCACG CCTGCCCCGGGGGTCTCTGCCTTCggctgcaggtgctgggccgGTGCCTGGCGGCGGTGGCGGCCGTCCATGCGTGGCTgacgggccgggccgggcggtaTCTGGCAGCCTGGGCGCTGCCTCAGTTCCTGCTGCTCACCCAGGGAGACCTGCAG gtgctgaaggcagaagcagagcagctgaTGCTGCAGGTGAGCAAGACCTTCGCGGAGCCAAGGGACATTCATGGGGACAGCCCCTCTGAGCCACTCCCCAGCCTGGGATCCCCATGGGAGCTCCAGCTGTGCCGGCAGATCCGTGATGTGGCCAACAGCATCCAG CTCTTCTCTGGGGACGTGCTCTGGATGTTCTCCACCAGCTGCAAGCGGCTCTCGGCTGAGATCTTTGACCAGACGATGCCGCTGGGTCGGCACTGGCGGCTCGGGCCACGCGCTG agctgcccagctcccccagcGCATACGCGGCAGCCGCGGTGCAGGCGGTTCTGGGGCAGGTGCTGCAGGGGGCCCAGGCCCTGCCCCACGATGCCCAGGTGCCCACCCTGGCACGGGTCACCACGGCCTTCCTGGAGGCCTGGATGGATCACATCCTGACCCGCCGGATCAAGTTCAG CCTGCAGGGTGCCCTGCAGCTCCGGCGGGATTTTGAGGCGGTGCGGGAGCTGGTGTGCTCAGAGCGCTCCGGGCTGGCTCCCGAGGCCCGGCAGGCACTACGGGCCCTCTGCGTCTTCCGACACACGGACACGGCTGTTCGgtgcctcctgcagcagcccgggggGCTGGGAGGGCCACCCCGGGGCTGGGGCGGCCTCAGGCGCTGCT GCTCAGATGAAGGCGCCCACCCCCTGGAACCATCCGTGGACCCTCTCCCTGGTCAGGACCCTCTGGAGGGCCCGGGCCAAGTCCCAGGGACCCCCCCACTGGCTCCAGAGGCCAATCTCCTGTCCCGTCCTGAGTCCCCGTTCCcgggcagccagcagcagtggctgtcCCTGCGGCTGCACCGTGCTCGCCGCTGGCGTGTGCCAGGGCTGCCGTGTGTTGGGAACAGCCCCGAGGGCTGA
- the CCDC142 gene encoding coiled-coil domain-containing protein 142 isoform X2, with protein sequence MPAGGSRGPLARSLQRAEAMLRSVTPGLRRLLSPRSSRRGDSDEEDDEDEDEAASIVVPLEQSFSGLRRCLCVWEDPRTETFLGYVRPHPSGAGDFSEDAVRQRVAERGAALHALLQHRHQLRLARDFTRRLKASSDFLRRLLALPEPGEPREPELTLRELCQELRAHAGHWAALLRRLRTDAWLRALPRCRGKVVVHMRWALLLPVLMATRLARRHIEGRLQELGRPSVPIPASECLADLFQGLEIYNRVVQGLAEELGPEVKAPTAFTVGGVLRLLAAERGRAVAQRLQPLLWPQNGNIRDGHVCWEDVVVPWPPGHNVAEMGVGMDTEPSRAEVPPALAAELQTLCQEDEELTGHVFGVLVASADSLWQQVLSESPEPPGLQPGSACGWKAVRWLDAARGPAAAALSARYRLLLWETAGAVLGDSLGTPPATPSATVTAAWELSRALAVAHVPPECQEELGGLCLRLLCRSILCSWDTDFTCALGSGLSDKCLEAPGGPPGPGCSRTAQQLRCLFPALALALRCLRLLPARQHACPGGLCLRLQVLGRCLAAVAAVHAWLTGRAGRYLAAWALPQFLLLTQGDLQVLKAEAEQLMLQVSKTFAEPRDIHGDSPSEPLPSLGSPWELQLCRQIRDVANSIQLFSGDVLWMFSTSCKRLSAEIFDQTMPLGRHWRLGPRAELPSSPSAYAAAAVQAVLGQVLQGAQALPHDAQVPTLARVTTAFLEAWMDHILTRRIKFSLQGALQLRRDFEAVRELVCSERSGLAPEARQALRALCVFRHTDTAVRCLLQQPGGLGGPPRGWGGLRRCCSDEGAHPLEPSVDPLPGQDPLEGPGQVPGTPPLAPEANLLSRPESPFPGSQQQWLSLRLHRARRWRVPGLPCVGNSPEG encoded by the exons ATGCCTGCAG GCGGGTCGCGGGGGCCCCTGGCACGCTCCTTGCAGCGGGCAGAGGCCATGCTGCGCAGCGTCACCCCGGGACTGCGCCGTCTGCTGTCCCCACGGTCATCCCGGCGCGGTGACAGCGACGAGGAAGACGACGAGGATGAGGACGAAGCAGCGTCCATCGTGGTCCCGCTGGAGCAAAGCTTCTCAGGGCTGCGCCGCTGCCTCTGCGTCTGGGAGGACCCTCGTACCGAGACTTTCCTGGGGTACGTGCGGCCTCATCCCAGCGGCGCCGGTGACTTTTCTGAGGACGCGGTGCGGCAGCGCGTGGCGGAGCGGGGAGCGGCCCTGCACGCGCTGCTGCAGCACCGCCACCAGCTCCGCCTGGCCCGCGACTTCACCCGACGCCTCAAGGCCTCCTCTGACTTCCTCCGGCGGCTGCTGGCGCTGCCAGAGCCCGGAGAGCCCCGGGAACCCGAGCTGACACTGcgggagctgtgccaggagctgcgGGCACACGCGGGGCACTGGGCCGCGCTGCTGCGGCGGCTGCGGACGGACGCGTGGCTGCGGGCGCTGCCACGGTGCCGGGGCAAGGTCGTGGTGCACATGCGGTGGGCGCTGCTGCTGCCCGTCCTGATGGCCACGCGCCTGGCCAGGAGGCACATCGAGGGACGGCTGCAGGAACTTGGCCGCCCCAGCGTGCCCATTCCAGCCTCTGAGTGCCTGGCTGACCTCTTCCAGGGGCTGGAGATCTACAACCGTGTGGTGCAGGGGCTGGCGGAGGAGCTGGGCCCTGAGGTGAAGGCACCCACCGCGTTCACGGTGGGCGGGGTGCTGCGGTTGCTGGCAGCCGAGCGTGGCCGGGCTGTGGCCCagaggctccagcccctcctgtgGCCCCAGAATGGGAACATCAGGGATGGACATGTCTGCTGGGAGGATGTGGTGGTGCcatggccaccagggcacaACGTGGCAGAGATGGGTGTGGGGATGGACACAGAACCTTCCAGAGCAGAGGTGCCACCAGCACTGGCGGCTGAGCTGCAGACGCTGTGCCAGGAGGACGAGGAGCTGACAGGACACgtttttggggtgctggtggcCTCAGCTGACAGCCTGTGGCAGCAAGTGCTGTCAGAGAGCCCTGAacccccagggctgcagccaggcagtgcATGTGGCTGGAAGGCCGTGCGGTGGCTGGACGCTGCCCGTGGCCCTGCAGCCGCTGCACTGAGTGCCCGGTACcgcctgctgctctgggagacagcaggggctgtgctgggggacaGCCTGGGCACCCCTCCTGCCACCCCCAGTGCCACCGTCACCGCCGCGTGGGAGCTGAGCCGTGCGCTCGCTGTTG cccatGTGCCCCCtgagtgccaggaggagctgggggggctCTGCCTGCGCTTGCTGTGCCGGAGCAtcctctgcagctgggacaCAG aTTTTACCTGTGCTCTGGGCTCAGGGCTGTCAGACAAGTGCTTGGAGGCCCCAGGGGGGCCCCCAGGGCCAGGGTGCAGCcgcacagcccagcagctccggtgcctcttcccagccctggcactggcCCTGCGCTGCCTGCGCCTGCTACCTGCCCGCCAGCACG CCTGCCCCGGGGGTCTCTGCCTTCggctgcaggtgctgggccgGTGCCTGGCGGCGGTGGCGGCCGTCCATGCGTGGCTgacgggccgggccgggcggtaTCTGGCAGCCTGGGCGCTGCCTCAGTTCCTGCTGCTCACCCAGGGAGACCTGCAG gtgctgaaggcagaagcagagcagctgaTGCTGCAGGTGAGCAAGACCTTCGCGGAGCCAAGGGACATTCATGGGGACAGCCCCTCTGAGCCACTCCCCAGCCTGGGATCCCCATGGGAGCTCCAGCTGTGCCGGCAGATCCGTGATGTGGCCAACAGCATCCAG CTCTTCTCTGGGGACGTGCTCTGGATGTTCTCCACCAGCTGCAAGCGGCTCTCGGCTGAGATCTTTGACCAGACGATGCCGCTGGGTCGGCACTGGCGGCTCGGGCCACGCGCTG agctgcccagctcccccagcGCATACGCGGCAGCCGCGGTGCAGGCGGTTCTGGGGCAGGTGCTGCAGGGGGCCCAGGCCCTGCCCCACGATGCCCAGGTGCCCACCCTGGCACGGGTCACCACGGCCTTCCTGGAGGCCTGGATGGATCACATCCTGACCCGCCGGATCAAGTTCAG CCTGCAGGGTGCCCTGCAGCTCCGGCGGGATTTTGAGGCGGTGCGGGAGCTGGTGTGCTCAGAGCGCTCCGGGCTGGCTCCCGAGGCCCGGCAGGCACTACGGGCCCTCTGCGTCTTCCGACACACGGACACGGCTGTTCGgtgcctcctgcagcagcccgggggGCTGGGAGGGCCACCCCGGGGCTGGGGCGGCCTCAGGCGCTGCT GCTCAGATGAAGGCGCCCACCCCCTGGAACCATCCGTGGACCCTCTCCCTGGTCAGGACCCTCTGGAGGGCCCGGGCCAAGTCCCAGGGACCCCCCCACTGGCTCCAGAGGCCAATCTCCTGTCCCGTCCTGAGTCCCCGTTCCcgggcagccagcagcagtggctgtcCCTGCGGCTGCACCGTGCTCGCCGCTGGCGTGTGCCAGGGCTGCCGTGTGTTGGGAACAGCCCCGAGGGCTGA
- the CCDC142 gene encoding coiled-coil domain-containing protein 142 isoform X3, translating into MDGGGAERRGGELCLQVGDAGLGGLILLLLTARPGPGDGAARGEPPELGGSRGPLARSLQRAEAMLRSVTPGLRRLLSPRSSRRGDSDEEDDEDEDEAASIVVPLEQSFSGLRRCLCVWEDPRTETFLGYVRPHPSGAGDFSEDAVRQRVAERGAALHALLQHRHQLRLARDFTRRLKASSDFLRRLLALPEPGEPREPELTLRELCQELRAHAGHWAALLRRLRTDAWLRALPRCRGKVVVHMRWALLLPVLMATRLARRHIEGRLQELGRPSVPIPASECLADLFQGLEIYNRVVQGLAEELGPEVKAPTAFTVGGVLRLLAAERGRAVAQRLQPLLWPQNGNIRDGHVCWEDVVVPWPPGHNVAEMGVGMDTEPSRAEVPPALAAELQTLCQEDEELTGHVFGVLVASADSLWQQVLSESPEPPGLQPGSACGWKAVRWLDAARGPAAAALSARYRLLLWETAGAVLGDSLGTPPATPSATVTAAWELSRALAVAHVPPECQEELGGLCLRLLCRSILCSWDTDFTCALGSGLSDKCLEAPGGPPGPGCSRTAQQLRCLFPALALALRCLRLLPARQHACPGGLCLRLQVLGRCLAAVAAVHAWLTGRAGRYLAAWALPQFLLLTQGDLQVLKAEAEQLMLQVSKTFAEPRDIHGDSPSEPLPSLGSPWELQLCRQIRDVANSIQLFSGDVLWMFSTSCKRLSAEIFDQTMPLGRHWRLGPRAELPSSPSAYAAAAVQAVLGQVLQGAQALPHDAQVPTLARVTTAFLEAWMDHILTRRIKFRLR; encoded by the exons ATGGACGGCGGCGGCGCTGAGCGGCGCGGCGGGGAGTTATGCCTGCAG GTGGGCGATGCCGGCCTGGGCGgcctcatcctgctgctgctgacggCCCGACCGGGACCGGGCGATGGGGCTGCCCGCGGGGAGCCCCCCGAGCTCG GCGGGTCGCGGGGGCCCCTGGCACGCTCCTTGCAGCGGGCAGAGGCCATGCTGCGCAGCGTCACCCCGGGACTGCGCCGTCTGCTGTCCCCACGGTCATCCCGGCGCGGTGACAGCGACGAGGAAGACGACGAGGATGAGGACGAAGCAGCGTCCATCGTGGTCCCGCTGGAGCAAAGCTTCTCAGGGCTGCGCCGCTGCCTCTGCGTCTGGGAGGACCCTCGTACCGAGACTTTCCTGGGGTACGTGCGGCCTCATCCCAGCGGCGCCGGTGACTTTTCTGAGGACGCGGTGCGGCAGCGCGTGGCGGAGCGGGGAGCGGCCCTGCACGCGCTGCTGCAGCACCGCCACCAGCTCCGCCTGGCCCGCGACTTCACCCGACGCCTCAAGGCCTCCTCTGACTTCCTCCGGCGGCTGCTGGCGCTGCCAGAGCCCGGAGAGCCCCGGGAACCCGAGCTGACACTGcgggagctgtgccaggagctgcgGGCACACGCGGGGCACTGGGCCGCGCTGCTGCGGCGGCTGCGGACGGACGCGTGGCTGCGGGCGCTGCCACGGTGCCGGGGCAAGGTCGTGGTGCACATGCGGTGGGCGCTGCTGCTGCCCGTCCTGATGGCCACGCGCCTGGCCAGGAGGCACATCGAGGGACGGCTGCAGGAACTTGGCCGCCCCAGCGTGCCCATTCCAGCCTCTGAGTGCCTGGCTGACCTCTTCCAGGGGCTGGAGATCTACAACCGTGTGGTGCAGGGGCTGGCGGAGGAGCTGGGCCCTGAGGTGAAGGCACCCACCGCGTTCACGGTGGGCGGGGTGCTGCGGTTGCTGGCAGCCGAGCGTGGCCGGGCTGTGGCCCagaggctccagcccctcctgtgGCCCCAGAATGGGAACATCAGGGATGGACATGTCTGCTGGGAGGATGTGGTGGTGCcatggccaccagggcacaACGTGGCAGAGATGGGTGTGGGGATGGACACAGAACCTTCCAGAGCAGAGGTGCCACCAGCACTGGCGGCTGAGCTGCAGACGCTGTGCCAGGAGGACGAGGAGCTGACAGGACACgtttttggggtgctggtggcCTCAGCTGACAGCCTGTGGCAGCAAGTGCTGTCAGAGAGCCCTGAacccccagggctgcagccaggcagtgcATGTGGCTGGAAGGCCGTGCGGTGGCTGGACGCTGCCCGTGGCCCTGCAGCCGCTGCACTGAGTGCCCGGTACcgcctgctgctctgggagacagcaggggctgtgctgggggacaGCCTGGGCACCCCTCCTGCCACCCCCAGTGCCACCGTCACCGCCGCGTGGGAGCTGAGCCGTGCGCTCGCTGTTG cccatGTGCCCCCtgagtgccaggaggagctgggggggctCTGCCTGCGCTTGCTGTGCCGGAGCAtcctctgcagctgggacaCAG aTTTTACCTGTGCTCTGGGCTCAGGGCTGTCAGACAAGTGCTTGGAGGCCCCAGGGGGGCCCCCAGGGCCAGGGTGCAGCcgcacagcccagcagctccggtgcctcttcccagccctggcactggcCCTGCGCTGCCTGCGCCTGCTACCTGCCCGCCAGCACG CCTGCCCCGGGGGTCTCTGCCTTCggctgcaggtgctgggccgGTGCCTGGCGGCGGTGGCGGCCGTCCATGCGTGGCTgacgggccgggccgggcggtaTCTGGCAGCCTGGGCGCTGCCTCAGTTCCTGCTGCTCACCCAGGGAGACCTGCAG gtgctgaaggcagaagcagagcagctgaTGCTGCAGGTGAGCAAGACCTTCGCGGAGCCAAGGGACATTCATGGGGACAGCCCCTCTGAGCCACTCCCCAGCCTGGGATCCCCATGGGAGCTCCAGCTGTGCCGGCAGATCCGTGATGTGGCCAACAGCATCCAG CTCTTCTCTGGGGACGTGCTCTGGATGTTCTCCACCAGCTGCAAGCGGCTCTCGGCTGAGATCTTTGACCAGACGATGCCGCTGGGTCGGCACTGGCGGCTCGGGCCACGCGCTG agctgcccagctcccccagcGCATACGCGGCAGCCGCGGTGCAGGCGGTTCTGGGGCAGGTGCTGCAGGGGGCCCAGGCCCTGCCCCACGATGCCCAGGTGCCCACCCTGGCACGGGTCACCACGGCCTTCCTGGAGGCCTGGATGGATCACATCCTGACCCGCCGGATCAAGTTCAG GCTCAGATGA